From one Notolabrus celidotus isolate fNotCel1 chromosome 2, fNotCel1.pri, whole genome shotgun sequence genomic stretch:
- the amotl2a gene encoding angiomotin-like 2a isoform X2 encodes MRTAEDSSGTVLHRLIQEQLRFGNLTDTRTLLAIQQQALRGGSSSSGGGGAGSPRSSLESLTQDESQYMQMSTRQEPQGQEHKGDSLHSESQVCHLYQLHGEELPTYEEAKAHSQYLISQQAEQEAPSMDVMGGHSEGQWDLKREHARSLSERLLQLSLERNGARHSAALSSSHSYPQLYNHVTNSHEGMQQSVDQRGPPPDYPVFARLPGYMLSHSQEHGQYFRDPAPPPFYPQPHRYVSAHSQVAHNTNTIEASSNNSAQTDMLMRENERLRKELEVYAEKAARLQKLELEIQRISEAYETLMKGSAKRETLEKTMRNKLEAEIKRMHDFNRDLREQLDSATKQRTAKEAECSEQRQHVFVKLLEQNEEQQREREQLERQIQHLRISGEECQRRREILEQALATTQARNRQLEEELQRKRAYVEKVERLQSALAQLQAACEKREALEMRLRTRLEQELKSLRAQQSQNQAADSSSSELSSSRLQQQLREKEERILALEADITKWEQKYLEESTMRQFAMDAAATAAAQRDTTIINHSPRHSPNSSFNEDLPLSSQRHQEMEKRIRALHAQLLEKDAVIKVLQQRSKWEQGKLRLARSVPSINTVSSNTESKGKSLSDDQTGAAALQIKTRVLPKGLTRDSSTQSDEAQEPEPSKTPDVISAATTNASEEPKAALKTFKSINSSDAEVVEILI; translated from the exons ATGAGAACCGCTGAGGATTCATCTGGCACGGTCCTGCACCGTCTTATCCAGGAGCAGCTCCGCTTCGGGAATCTTACGGACACTCGCACACTCCTGGCCATCCAGCAGCAGGCCCTGcgtggaggcagcagcagcagtggtggcGGGGGCGCAGGGAGTCCTCGCTCCTCTCTGGAGAGTCTGACTCAGGACGAGTCTCAGTACATGCAGATGTCCACACGACAGGAGCCTCAGGGCCAGGAGCACAAAGGGGACAGCCTGCACTCTGAGAGCCAGGTGTGCCATCTGTACCAGCTCCATGGAGAGGAGCTGCCCACATACGAGGAGGCAAAGGCCCACTCGCAGTACCTGATCTCCCAGCAGGCCGAGCAGGAGGCCCCCAGCATGGACGTAATGGGGGGTCACAGCGAGGGACAGTGGGATCTGAAGAGGGAACATGCTCGCTCCCTCAGCGAGAGGCTCCTTCAGCTTTCTCTGGAAAGGAATGGAGCTCGACACAGTGCAGCTTTGAGCTCCTCGCACAGCTACCCACAGCTGTACAACCATGTCACAAACTCTCATGAAGGGATGCAGCAAAGTGTGGACCAGCGAGGACCACCTCCGGACTATCCTGTCTTTGCCAGACTTCCTGGATATATGCTGAGCCACTCACAAGAGCATGGACAGTACTTCAGAGaccctgctcctcctcccttctACCCTCAGCCTCACAG GTATGTGTCTGCTCATTCCCAGGTGGCTCACAACACCAACACAATCGAAGCCTCAAGCAATAACTCTGCTCAGACCGACATGTTGATGCGGGAGAACGAGCGGCTCAGGAAGGAGCTGGAGGTCTACGCCGAGAAGGCCGCCAGGTTGCAGAAG TTGGAGCTGGAGattcaaaggatttctgaagcGTATGAGACTCTGATGAAAGGCTCTGCAAAGCGGGAGACTCTGGAGAAAACAATGAGGAATAAACTAGAGGCGGAGATTAAGAGGATGCACGACTTCAACAGAGACCTAAGAG AACAACTCGACTCGGCCACCAAACAACGAACAGCAAAGGAGGCAGAGTGTTCAGAGCAGAGACAGCACGTCTTTGTTAAACTGCTGGAGCAAA ATGAAGAGCAGCAGCGGGAGCGTGAACAGCTTGAGCGGCAGATACAACACCTGCGCATCTCTGGGGAGGAGTGCCAACGGAGACGGGAGATCCTGGAGCAGGCTTTGGCTACGACTCAGGCTAGAAACAGACAGCTGGAGgaagagctgcagaggaagagagccTATGTGGAGAAGGTGGAGCGGCTGCAGAGCGCACTGGCTCAGCTGCAGGCAGCGTGTGAAAAGAGGGAAGCGCTTGAGATGCGACTACGTACACGACTGGAGCAGGAACTGAAGAGCCTCAGAGCACAACAG TCTCAGAACCAGGCAGCAGACTCCTCATCTTCAGAGCTGAGCTCGTccaggctgcagcagcagctcagggaGAAGGAGGAGCGTATTCTGGCCCTGGAAGCAGACATCACTAAGTGGGAGCAGAAGTACCTGGAGGAGAGCACCATGAGGCAGTTTGCGATGGATGCAGCTGCAactgctgcagcacagag AGATACAACCATCATCAATCACTCACCTCGACATTCTCCTAACAGCAGTTTTAATGAAGACCTGCCTTTGTCGAGTCAAAGACATCAGGAGATGGAGAAAAG GATCCGTGCTCTTCATGCTCAGCTCCTGGAGAAAGACGCCGTAATCAAAGTCCTGCAGCAACGCTCCAAATGGGAGCAGGGCAAGCTTCGACTCGCCAGATCCGTCCCCTCCATCAACACCGTGTCCAGCAACACGGAGAGCAAAG GAAAGAGCCTCTCAGATGACCAGACAGGTGCTGCTGCCCTGCAAATCAAAACCAGGGTGTTGCCTAAGGGCCTGACCCGGGACTCCAGCACCCAAAGTGATGAGGCCCAGGAGCCAGAACCCAGCAAGACTCCTGATGTGATCTCAGCAGCTACAACTA ACGCCTCGGAGGAGCCAAAGGCAGCACTCAAGACATTCAAGAGCATCAACAGCTCAGACGCAGAGGTAGTTGAAATCCTCATTTGA
- the amotl2a gene encoding angiomotin-like 2a isoform X1, whose amino-acid sequence MRTAEDSSGTVLHRLIQEQLRFGNLTDTRTLLAIQQQALRGGSSSSGGGGAGSPRSSLESLTQDESQYMQMSTRQEPQGQEHKGDSLHSESQVCHLYQLHGEELPTYEEAKAHSQYLISQQAEQEAPSMDVMGGHSEGQWDLKREHARSLSERLLQLSLERNGARHSAALSSSHSYPQLYNHVTNSHEGMQQSVDQRGPPPDYPVFARLPGYMLSHSQEHGQYFRDPAPPPFYPQPHSRYVSAHSQVAHNTNTIEASSNNSAQTDMLMRENERLRKELEVYAEKAARLQKLELEIQRISEAYETLMKGSAKRETLEKTMRNKLEAEIKRMHDFNRDLREQLDSATKQRTAKEAECSEQRQHVFVKLLEQNEEQQREREQLERQIQHLRISGEECQRRREILEQALATTQARNRQLEEELQRKRAYVEKVERLQSALAQLQAACEKREALEMRLRTRLEQELKSLRAQQSQNQAADSSSSELSSSRLQQQLREKEERILALEADITKWEQKYLEESTMRQFAMDAAATAAAQRDTTIINHSPRHSPNSSFNEDLPLSSQRHQEMEKRIRALHAQLLEKDAVIKVLQQRSKWEQGKLRLARSVPSINTVSSNTESKGKSLSDDQTGAAALQIKTRVLPKGLTRDSSTQSDEAQEPEPSKTPDVISAATTNASEEPKAALKTFKSINSSDAEVVEILI is encoded by the exons ATGAGAACCGCTGAGGATTCATCTGGCACGGTCCTGCACCGTCTTATCCAGGAGCAGCTCCGCTTCGGGAATCTTACGGACACTCGCACACTCCTGGCCATCCAGCAGCAGGCCCTGcgtggaggcagcagcagcagtggtggcGGGGGCGCAGGGAGTCCTCGCTCCTCTCTGGAGAGTCTGACTCAGGACGAGTCTCAGTACATGCAGATGTCCACACGACAGGAGCCTCAGGGCCAGGAGCACAAAGGGGACAGCCTGCACTCTGAGAGCCAGGTGTGCCATCTGTACCAGCTCCATGGAGAGGAGCTGCCCACATACGAGGAGGCAAAGGCCCACTCGCAGTACCTGATCTCCCAGCAGGCCGAGCAGGAGGCCCCCAGCATGGACGTAATGGGGGGTCACAGCGAGGGACAGTGGGATCTGAAGAGGGAACATGCTCGCTCCCTCAGCGAGAGGCTCCTTCAGCTTTCTCTGGAAAGGAATGGAGCTCGACACAGTGCAGCTTTGAGCTCCTCGCACAGCTACCCACAGCTGTACAACCATGTCACAAACTCTCATGAAGGGATGCAGCAAAGTGTGGACCAGCGAGGACCACCTCCGGACTATCCTGTCTTTGCCAGACTTCCTGGATATATGCTGAGCCACTCACAAGAGCATGGACAGTACTTCAGAGaccctgctcctcctcccttctACCCTCAGCCTCACAG CAGGTATGTGTCTGCTCATTCCCAGGTGGCTCACAACACCAACACAATCGAAGCCTCAAGCAATAACTCTGCTCAGACCGACATGTTGATGCGGGAGAACGAGCGGCTCAGGAAGGAGCTGGAGGTCTACGCCGAGAAGGCCGCCAGGTTGCAGAAG TTGGAGCTGGAGattcaaaggatttctgaagcGTATGAGACTCTGATGAAAGGCTCTGCAAAGCGGGAGACTCTGGAGAAAACAATGAGGAATAAACTAGAGGCGGAGATTAAGAGGATGCACGACTTCAACAGAGACCTAAGAG AACAACTCGACTCGGCCACCAAACAACGAACAGCAAAGGAGGCAGAGTGTTCAGAGCAGAGACAGCACGTCTTTGTTAAACTGCTGGAGCAAA ATGAAGAGCAGCAGCGGGAGCGTGAACAGCTTGAGCGGCAGATACAACACCTGCGCATCTCTGGGGAGGAGTGCCAACGGAGACGGGAGATCCTGGAGCAGGCTTTGGCTACGACTCAGGCTAGAAACAGACAGCTGGAGgaagagctgcagaggaagagagccTATGTGGAGAAGGTGGAGCGGCTGCAGAGCGCACTGGCTCAGCTGCAGGCAGCGTGTGAAAAGAGGGAAGCGCTTGAGATGCGACTACGTACACGACTGGAGCAGGAACTGAAGAGCCTCAGAGCACAACAG TCTCAGAACCAGGCAGCAGACTCCTCATCTTCAGAGCTGAGCTCGTccaggctgcagcagcagctcagggaGAAGGAGGAGCGTATTCTGGCCCTGGAAGCAGACATCACTAAGTGGGAGCAGAAGTACCTGGAGGAGAGCACCATGAGGCAGTTTGCGATGGATGCAGCTGCAactgctgcagcacagag AGATACAACCATCATCAATCACTCACCTCGACATTCTCCTAACAGCAGTTTTAATGAAGACCTGCCTTTGTCGAGTCAAAGACATCAGGAGATGGAGAAAAG GATCCGTGCTCTTCATGCTCAGCTCCTGGAGAAAGACGCCGTAATCAAAGTCCTGCAGCAACGCTCCAAATGGGAGCAGGGCAAGCTTCGACTCGCCAGATCCGTCCCCTCCATCAACACCGTGTCCAGCAACACGGAGAGCAAAG GAAAGAGCCTCTCAGATGACCAGACAGGTGCTGCTGCCCTGCAAATCAAAACCAGGGTGTTGCCTAAGGGCCTGACCCGGGACTCCAGCACCCAAAGTGATGAGGCCCAGGAGCCAGAACCCAGCAAGACTCCTGATGTGATCTCAGCAGCTACAACTA ACGCCTCGGAGGAGCCAAAGGCAGCACTCAAGACATTCAAGAGCATCAACAGCTCAGACGCAGAGGTAGTTGAAATCCTCATTTGA